From the Anabas testudineus chromosome 23, fAnaTes1.2, whole genome shotgun sequence genome, one window contains:
- the rps16 gene encoding 40S ribosomal protein S16: MPAKGPLQSVQVFGRKKTATAVAHCKRGNGLIKVNGRPLEMVEPATLQYKLLEPVLLLGKERFAGVDIRVRVKGGGHVAQIYAIRQAISKALVAYYQKYVDEASKKEIKDILIQYDRTLLVADPRRCESKKFGGPGARARYQKSYR; encoded by the exons ATGCCAGCTAAAGGTCCTCTGCAGTCTGTCCAGGTCTTTGGACGTAAA AAAACCGCCACTGCTGTTGCCCACTGCAAAAGAGGGAATGGCCTGATCAAGGTGAACGGCAGACCCCTGGAGATGGTGGAGCCTGCCACCCTCCAGTACAAG CTTTTGGAGCCTGTGCTTCTGCTGGGCAAAGAGCGTTTTGCTGGAGTTGACATCAGAGTCAGAGTGAAGGGTGGTGGACATGTCGCACAGATCTACG CTATCCGTCAGGCCATCTCCAAAGCCCTGGTTGCATACTACCAGAAGT ATGTTGACGAGGCCTCCAAGAAGGAGATCAAGGACATCCTGATCCAGTACGACAGGACCCTGCTGGTTGCCGATCCACGTCGCTGCGAGTCCAAGAAGTTTGGTGGACCTGGAGCTCGTGCCCGCTACCAGAAGTCCTACCGTTAA